A DNA window from Paenibacillus sp. HWE-109 contains the following coding sequences:
- a CDS encoding class II aldolase/adducin family protein has translation MITDGSKSFLRLAYRPSSEVLMHLFCYRVNPAMKAIVHTHPAYCIALTLVDDELPMLFPDQAALVGDVAFVPYVVPTTDKLANLVAEKADRYSSILLKNHGLDSRFGKRSLPCQFIAANEIISLAPALIGDDGSFFVFERIKWDGYPPVRWSGEGRGSNFVFVANKAAAGAYLLEMLLFWMFINCSV, from the coding sequence GTGATTACAGATGGAAGCAAGAGTTTCCTAAGATTGGCCTACCGTCCTTCCTCAGAAGTGCTTATGCATTTGTTTTGCTATCGCGTTAATCCAGCTATGAAAGCAATCGTACACACGCATCCGGCTTATTGCATTGCTCTAACGTTAGTTGATGATGAGCTTCCAATGCTGTTCCCGGATCAAGCCGCACTGGTCGGTGATGTAGCATTTGTACCGTATGTAGTTCCAACAACAGACAAACTTGCTAACCTCGTTGCCGAAAAAGCAGATCGGTACAGCTCGATTTTGCTCAAAAATCACGGGCTAGATTCAAGGTTTGGAAAGCGAAGCTTACCGTGTCAATTTATTGCAGCAAATGAAATAATCAGTCTTGCACCAGCTCTTATCGGCGACGATGGGAGCTTTTTTGTGTTTGAACGGATAAAGTGGGACGGGTATCCTCCAGTGCGCTGGTCAGGAGAGGGGCGTGGGTCCAACTTCGTGTTCGTGGCAAATAAGGCAGCGGCAGGTGCTTATTTGTTGGAAATGCTCCTTTTCTGGATGTTCATTAATTGTTCAGTTTAA
- the fucU gene encoding L-fucose mutarotase, whose product MLKGIPSILSPELLKVLMEMGHGDELIIADGNFPAASHANRLLRCDGHGVPELLEAVLSLYPLDTYSEQPVALMAVVPGDQVETPIWKMYEDLISKHTAPAIEYVERFAFYERAKKAYAIVATSEKALYANVILRKGVI is encoded by the coding sequence ATGCTGAAAGGGATACCGTCCATCTTGTCGCCGGAGTTATTGAAGGTGCTGATGGAAATGGGACATGGGGATGAGCTGATTATTGCCGATGGCAATTTCCCTGCTGCAAGCCATGCGAATCGTTTGCTGCGCTGCGATGGGCATGGAGTACCAGAATTGTTGGAAGCGGTTTTATCCTTATATCCACTCGATACTTATAGTGAACAGCCTGTTGCTTTAATGGCTGTTGTTCCTGGAGATCAAGTTGAAACTCCGATTTGGAAGATGTATGAAGATCTGATTAGCAAGCACACCGCGCCTGCGATTGAATATGTGGAACGGTTCGCCTTCTATGAACGTGCCAAGAAAGCCTATGCAATTGTAGCTACGAGCGAGAAGGCGCTATATGCCAATGTTATTTTAAGAAAAGGTGTAATTTAG
- a CDS encoding S-layer homology domain-containing protein, translating into MLKLKRLLLIWMAILLMLPFQSHAHAAEGPARNETGALGSSGGATTYVKIKNKWQSNYLYEDSEGVIRYGVTSLADQSAHWVIEDVPGNSSYKRIQNRSTGHYIVMGNSPVRRDALRSAAVSVSTAADQWQFRNGTSDRFITMRSVTDLTQDFFIHEEDQLGFAQVSSDINAAFDSPQWQLEPVTDEVPVRISNLYREGQYLLEDQEGTIKFAKLPMEDRSSYWIVEQVQDGESGTRIVRLRNQQTGHYITQGTLWAPIKGLPLTNTTKNQWIMAQGTSEGLLTFSNVYAKGTDRIPGDTDEIDAGSQTYVLNTQFEDTSARSNNWSVLDRANAQWRIELVSENKPVRIANYTLEQVSDKYLFEEQGIVKYGALAAGTVTGAVYQWVVEDFNGKKRIRNVGTGHYMTEANAALPGSPLQSLDGASGLAVGQWSIAASKQYDDYATVQSAVYANSYLHVMNGLGFAQSSPVNPDADAAQWLFEDPSVIAGVEQFVQITNAWNSLTLFEDQDGNLKYGNVQEDDQRAHWVIEKFAGRKRIKNRATGHFINMEHPVNGHLRVTPVEDGWKSAIWVIETINGNTKQIHSVSDLNQDPNHQKFINVQNVIKYAEYSEIPAAWQSKNWRFVPVSEGVPKPVRFKNKATNQYLYEDGNHSLKYGDKPANNLASLWFLNPSQNDATYKYLVNAQTGYGVTLENVVPHIDQDSPPDALITYQTIATNWASANWSIEQSSVPGYVTFKSGWTKAHYIYADVNTQDFKVSKVKGNEDSALFAVETVTLPPQLPIGQKRIKNVDNGKYLYENNRGIVMYGSPAVNDGYSYWIIESANGVQRFKNAVTGHYMTMNTAYEFIASQASGDVQASQWIIEDIAGAGKFWIRSNNGAFSDEYLNVVNNAGYPERGLFARNAGGNEKKLQWMFEEAKLPFIVPDQSEVRNDNTATPVIDDSNFIRIRNKATHRLIQESQGVLSTVATVDGETSVSTQWLLQDYNGHKLLKNRATGHLLQAISGTDGVVSSTTDVPNLNNQWVVDDFLGYKQIRNTGNAHHLFGEASSVKHGEIEGRLDSAQWLFEPVIGDAVYEAESAFVGSGVVVVADAASFAGTGYLDQFATVGAKAILAVNAQETATYQATIRFANPTAANQTLTLVVNGLKIKQLILSATSGWQDMEVALPLRAGYNSVSFEFLVGDSGHVLLDRLTVHNAVNKPYRGAIEPYTTYEAEFARTNGKLIGPSRVYRELATEASGRQAVQLEQNGQFVEFQLAQKANSLVLRYSLPDSADGAGMDGKLGLYINNVKIKDLGLTSRYAWEYGNYPWSNDPGQGSAHRFFDEIHALIGQVQAGDTIKLQKDDGSSFIPYVIDLIEMEQAPETAYPMPNGFLSITDYGAVANDGQDDSQALKDAITAGKAQHKGVWIPAGVFNLANDHGSIDAALKDGEADTTQLFILDDVTIRGAGMWYTTLKGAKFFANGSRISVYDLTIDGELNVRKDDAHTNAFEGAFGTGSTVQHVWIEHTKTGMWIARPQLAYGLNSNNYTNEFYVGGLRMRNLMADGINFSTNTKNSMVEQSNVRYAGDDGLAMWSTVIKGAYPDDFTENNTFRFDTVQLPWLSNNMVVFGGKDNKMTDNILKDTIGLGGGIAVSTRFSPLTPFRGTTRVERNTLIRTGSRDAGLNSNFGAIWVYADTKAIDSDVLIQDNVMLDNTYQGISIQGTSPVSKVLFKNNVIDKAGTNGLEAASTVTGSVQVDNVIIRGAGIQDVANSAGTNLTLVETGKGFSSTHPETPIIPNQPGQSSGGGGSIAAPIVVKIDDKVLSDAIANKQQLIEISSGSTNATVEIEVTLASLLKAAAKLPGAHVIFKHLDVSYELPLDISKLLTVEQVNLLQSAGGILRVTIEKVSKEELNKIKQSAIDHKSQLLGNPVRFEITLVSGGREISLNYFGDSYVTRTMKLEGSIDGATTTAAIYDPGSGEFRYVPAVFRADNGQTLVTIHSTSNSIYAVIQQKRSFADLAGHWAQKDIELLASKLIVNGQTDALFAPDQAVTRAEFSALLVRALGLTVSSAGSSRFGDVKPTDWYHEAVQSAAQFRLVSGYDDGTFRPNQSISREEMAVMVTRAWKLREGTPGDLASRDLSAYTDAWAISTWAKEALAQVVSSGIIQGKSATILDPGANATRAEATVILQRLLLLMKLM; encoded by the coding sequence ATGTTGAAGTTGAAACGTTTGCTTCTCATTTGGATGGCGATATTGCTCATGCTGCCTTTCCAGAGTCATGCTCACGCGGCGGAAGGGCCTGCTCGGAATGAAACAGGGGCTCTTGGTTCATCAGGTGGGGCGACAACTTATGTGAAAATAAAAAATAAATGGCAGAGCAATTATTTGTATGAAGACAGCGAAGGCGTGATTCGTTACGGGGTGACGAGTTTAGCGGATCAAAGCGCTCATTGGGTTATTGAAGATGTGCCTGGTAACAGCAGTTACAAACGGATTCAAAATCGTTCGACAGGTCATTATATTGTGATGGGAAATTCACCTGTCAGAAGAGATGCACTTCGCAGCGCAGCCGTATCCGTGAGCACAGCAGCTGATCAGTGGCAGTTCCGTAACGGGACTAGCGACCGATTTATCACGATGAGGAGTGTAACAGATCTTACGCAGGATTTTTTTATTCATGAAGAAGATCAGCTCGGATTTGCGCAAGTCAGCAGTGATATTAACGCGGCATTCGATAGTCCCCAGTGGCAGCTTGAACCGGTTACGGACGAGGTGCCTGTGAGAATTTCCAACTTGTACAGAGAAGGGCAATACCTGCTTGAGGATCAGGAAGGTACTATTAAATTTGCCAAGCTGCCCATGGAGGACAGAAGCAGCTACTGGATTGTGGAGCAAGTTCAGGATGGCGAAAGCGGCACGCGAATCGTCAGGTTGAGAAATCAGCAAACGGGACATTACATAACGCAAGGCACGCTATGGGCACCGATTAAAGGTCTTCCTTTGACCAACACGACTAAAAACCAATGGATAATGGCTCAGGGAACGTCGGAGGGCTTGCTGACCTTCAGTAATGTTTATGCCAAAGGAACCGATCGCATCCCCGGTGATACCGATGAGATTGATGCCGGCAGCCAAACTTATGTGTTGAACACACAATTCGAAGATACATCAGCGCGTTCGAACAATTGGTCTGTTCTGGACCGTGCCAACGCGCAGTGGCGCATCGAGCTGGTATCGGAGAACAAGCCCGTTCGTATTGCGAATTATACGTTGGAACAAGTGAGTGATAAATACCTTTTCGAAGAGCAAGGCATTGTGAAATACGGCGCTTTGGCAGCAGGAACCGTTACAGGCGCAGTGTACCAATGGGTTGTGGAAGATTTCAACGGAAAGAAGCGTATCCGCAATGTAGGCACCGGTCATTACATGACGGAAGCGAACGCTGCACTGCCTGGCAGTCCTTTGCAGAGCTTGGATGGCGCAAGCGGATTGGCGGTCGGTCAATGGTCCATAGCGGCGTCCAAACAATATGATGACTATGCGACGGTACAGAGTGCAGTTTATGCGAATAGTTATTTGCATGTCATGAATGGTCTTGGATTCGCGCAGTCCAGTCCAGTGAACCCGGATGCTGATGCCGCACAGTGGCTTTTCGAAGACCCATCGGTCATCGCTGGAGTTGAGCAGTTCGTGCAAATAACAAATGCCTGGAATTCCCTGACTTTATTCGAAGATCAAGATGGAAATTTGAAATACGGCAATGTCCAAGAGGACGATCAGCGCGCGCATTGGGTGATTGAGAAGTTCGCTGGACGCAAGCGGATCAAGAATCGGGCCACAGGCCATTTTATCAATATGGAACATCCGGTGAATGGTCATTTGCGGGTGACACCTGTAGAGGATGGCTGGAAGAGCGCGATTTGGGTCATTGAAACGATCAATGGAAATACGAAGCAGATTCACAGTGTAAGTGATCTAAATCAAGATCCCAATCATCAGAAATTTATCAATGTGCAAAATGTAATCAAATATGCGGAATACAGTGAAATCCCCGCTGCCTGGCAAAGCAAAAATTGGCGTTTCGTACCGGTCTCAGAGGGAGTTCCGAAACCAGTTCGCTTTAAAAATAAAGCAACAAATCAGTACCTCTATGAAGATGGCAATCATTCGCTTAAATACGGGGATAAACCCGCTAACAATCTAGCTTCCCTGTGGTTCCTGAATCCATCGCAGAATGACGCAACTTATAAATACTTGGTAAATGCCCAGACTGGATACGGGGTTACATTGGAAAATGTGGTTCCACATATTGACCAAGATTCGCCGCCTGACGCTTTGATTACTTATCAAACGATAGCGACTAATTGGGCAAGCGCGAATTGGAGTATTGAGCAGTCCAGTGTTCCTGGTTATGTAACTTTCAAAAGCGGATGGACGAAAGCCCATTACATCTATGCAGATGTGAACACGCAGGACTTCAAAGTAAGTAAAGTGAAGGGCAATGAGGATAGCGCCTTATTTGCTGTAGAAACCGTAACCTTGCCGCCACAGCTCCCAATCGGGCAGAAACGGATTAAGAATGTAGACAATGGGAAATATCTCTACGAAAACAACAGAGGGATTGTGATGTACGGCTCTCCTGCTGTGAACGATGGCTATTCATACTGGATCATCGAGTCTGCTAATGGGGTGCAGCGTTTCAAAAATGCGGTAACAGGTCACTATATGACCATGAATACAGCCTATGAATTCATTGCTTCCCAAGCCAGCGGCGACGTTCAAGCCTCGCAATGGATTATTGAAGACATCGCCGGAGCAGGCAAGTTCTGGATTCGCAGCAACAATGGGGCTTTCAGTGATGAGTATTTAAATGTGGTAAACAACGCAGGGTACCCGGAAAGAGGATTATTCGCCCGCAATGCCGGCGGCAATGAGAAGAAGCTGCAATGGATGTTCGAGGAGGCTAAACTGCCGTTCATTGTGCCGGATCAATCGGAGGTTCGCAATGACAACACAGCCACACCTGTTATCGACGATTCCAATTTTATTCGGATTCGCAATAAAGCGACACATCGACTTATTCAGGAATCACAGGGGGTATTGTCGACCGTTGCAACCGTTGATGGTGAGACATCTGTCAGCACTCAGTGGCTTCTTCAGGACTACAATGGACATAAACTGCTTAAGAACAGAGCAACAGGTCATTTGCTGCAAGCAATAAGCGGCACAGATGGCGTTGTAAGCAGTACCACGGATGTCCCGAATTTGAACAATCAATGGGTTGTAGACGATTTTCTTGGCTATAAGCAGATTAGAAATACTGGCAATGCGCACCATCTATTCGGTGAGGCATCGTCCGTCAAGCATGGCGAAATAGAGGGGCGGCTTGATTCCGCTCAATGGCTTTTTGAGCCCGTAATTGGTGATGCCGTCTATGAGGCTGAGAGTGCTTTTGTTGGCAGTGGCGTTGTGGTGGTAGCGGATGCTGCGTCTTTCGCTGGTACGGGATATCTCGACCAATTCGCGACTGTCGGGGCAAAAGCGATCTTGGCTGTGAATGCGCAAGAAACTGCAACATATCAAGCAACTATTCGGTTTGCAAATCCAACGGCTGCGAATCAAACACTAACGCTTGTGGTCAATGGTTTAAAAATCAAGCAGCTAATCTTGTCCGCGACATCCGGTTGGCAGGATATGGAAGTGGCGCTCCCTTTGCGTGCTGGTTACAACTCCGTTTCATTTGAATTTTTGGTTGGTGACAGCGGTCATGTGCTGCTGGATCGCTTGACTGTGCATAATGCTGTGAACAAACCTTATCGTGGGGCTATTGAACCTTACACGACGTATGAAGCTGAGTTTGCCCGGACAAACGGCAAGTTGATCGGACCATCCCGAGTCTACAGAGAACTCGCAACGGAAGCGTCAGGCCGACAAGCGGTGCAATTGGAGCAAAACGGACAGTTTGTCGAATTTCAATTAGCTCAAAAAGCCAACTCGCTCGTCCTGCGTTATTCGCTTCCCGATAGCGCGGATGGAGCGGGGATGGATGGCAAGCTGGGTCTTTACATCAACAATGTGAAAATAAAAGATTTGGGTTTAACTTCGCGTTATGCGTGGGAGTACGGCAACTATCCGTGGTCCAACGATCCAGGGCAAGGGAGTGCTCATCGCTTTTTTGATGAAATTCATGCTTTAATCGGTCAGGTACAGGCTGGTGACACAATTAAACTCCAGAAAGATGATGGCTCCAGTTTCATTCCCTATGTCATCGACTTGATTGAGATGGAGCAAGCGCCAGAGACGGCATATCCGATGCCAAATGGATTCCTCTCTATAACGGATTATGGCGCCGTAGCGAATGACGGACAGGACGATTCACAAGCCTTGAAGGATGCGATAACTGCTGGCAAGGCGCAGCACAAAGGCGTCTGGATACCTGCTGGTGTATTCAATCTCGCCAATGACCATGGCAGCATTGACGCTGCCCTAAAAGACGGCGAAGCAGATACCACCCAGTTATTCATCTTGGATGACGTTACCATTCGCGGTGCGGGGATGTGGTATACAACGCTGAAGGGCGCTAAGTTTTTCGCCAACGGGAGCCGCATCAGCGTGTATGATTTGACCATTGACGGTGAGCTTAATGTACGTAAGGATGATGCGCATACGAATGCTTTTGAAGGCGCGTTCGGCACCGGATCCACGGTTCAGCATGTCTGGATCGAACACACCAAAACAGGCATGTGGATTGCCAGACCTCAGCTTGCTTATGGGTTAAACAGCAATAACTACACCAATGAGTTCTATGTAGGCGGTTTAAGAATGCGCAATCTTATGGCAGATGGCATTAACTTTAGCACGAATACGAAGAACAGCATGGTGGAGCAGTCCAACGTGCGCTATGCCGGAGACGATGGACTGGCGATGTGGTCCACAGTCATCAAAGGCGCCTATCCGGATGATTTCACGGAAAATAATACATTCCGTTTTGACACTGTACAACTGCCTTGGTTGTCTAATAATATGGTCGTGTTCGGCGGTAAAGATAACAAAATGACAGATAATATTTTGAAAGATACCATTGGCTTAGGCGGCGGTATTGCCGTATCTACACGCTTTAGTCCGCTTACACCGTTCCGTGGAACAACCCGCGTGGAACGCAATACACTCATTCGCACAGGCAGCCGTGATGCAGGGCTGAACAGCAACTTTGGAGCGATTTGGGTCTATGCGGATACGAAAGCGATCGACAGCGATGTACTTATTCAAGACAATGTCATGCTGGATAACACCTACCAGGGCATTTCAATCCAAGGAACATCGCCGGTAAGCAAAGTGCTCTTCAAAAATAATGTGATCGATAAAGCAGGTACGAATGGATTGGAAGCAGCAAGTACGGTAACGGGATCTGTCCAAGTAGACAATGTCATTATTCGTGGTGCCGGAATTCAAGATGTGGCCAATAGTGCGGGGACGAATTTGACCCTTGTGGAAACAGGGAAAGGCTTTTCCAGCACACATCCTGAAACGCCGATCATTCCTAACCAACCGGGTCAAAGCTCTGGAGGTGGCGGATCAATAGCAGCGCCAATTGTCGTGAAGATCGACGACAAAGTGCTAAGTGACGCTATTGCGAATAAGCAACAATTAATCGAGATATCGAGTGGTTCGACCAATGCCACTGTAGAAATCGAAGTGACACTTGCTTCCTTGTTAAAAGCAGCAGCCAAGCTGCCAGGGGCTCATGTTATTTTCAAGCATTTGGATGTGAGTTACGAACTGCCTTTAGACATTTCCAAACTGCTAACTGTTGAACAGGTTAATTTGCTGCAATCAGCAGGCGGTATTCTCAGAGTGACGATAGAGAAGGTATCCAAGGAAGAGTTGAACAAGATCAAACAAAGCGCTATTGACCACAAGAGTCAACTGCTTGGCAATCCGGTTCGATTTGAAATAACCCTTGTGAGTGGTGGCCGAGAAATCTCATTGAATTATTTTGGGGATAGCTATGTCACACGTACCATGAAGCTTGAAGGTTCCATCGATGGGGCGACTACAACAGCGGCTATCTATGATCCTGGAAGCGGAGAGTTTCGCTACGTTCCTGCCGTATTCCGCGCGGATAACGGGCAAACGCTGGTTACCATTCACAGCACAAGCAACTCTATCTATGCCGTTATTCAGCAAAAGCGCTCTTTTGCCGATCTTGCCGGTCATTGGGCGCAAAAAGATATTGAGCTGCTTGCTTCGAAGCTAATCGTTAATGGCCAAACAGATGCGCTCTTTGCACCGGATCAGGCGGTTACGAGAGCCGAATTCTCGGCACTTCTAGTTCGTGCTCTTGGCTTGACGGTAAGTTCTGCTGGCAGTTCCCGTTTTGGTGATGTCAAGCCTACGGACTGGTATCATGAGGCCGTCCAATCAGCAGCCCAATTCAGACTTGTCAGCGGGTACGATGACGGCACTTTCCGGCCGAATCAATCCATTTCGCGTGAAGAGATGGCTGTCATGGTAACACGCGCCTGGAAGCTTCGAGAAGGAACGCCTGGAGATTTAGCGTCGCGGGATCTCTCCGCCTACACAGATGCCTGGGCTATCAGCACTTGGGCCAAGGAAGCTTTGGCCCAAGTCGTATCCAGCGGCATTATCCAAGGCAAATCAGCGACCATTCTTGATCCGGGCGCGAATGCCACTCGCGCAGAGGCGACTGTCATTTTGCAGCGTTTGCTGCTGCTTATGAAATTGATGTAA
- a CDS encoding LacI family DNA-binding transcriptional regulator — protein MITIYDIAAKAGVSAMTVSRVINNTGRISEATRKRVRKVMEDLHYIPNSMARSLVLQKTNILSLLITDITNPFYTTLARGAEDAALRAGYRLLFANSDEDYTKEKDYVDMILSTRVDGVLFAPTGDQSLENLQQLQKHQIPFVVLDREIPGIEADLVLGDSKEGARKLVDHLIALGHRRIALINGSPDVSTARLRYTGYREAHLLSGIPIEDSLVVHLNYRDFHDESALDALLSHENPPTAIFAANNMLAVGIIQSLRQRGLQVPGDLSVVCFDDFGPAGAINPFLTVASQPAYQFGLLGMQLLIDRIEGDPAQEIRKIIFPSELLIRTSTQPLKEEPWIQT, from the coding sequence ATGATTACAATTTATGATATAGCTGCAAAAGCCGGCGTGTCCGCCATGACGGTCTCACGAGTTATCAATAACACAGGTCGCATCAGCGAAGCCACCCGCAAACGAGTGCGCAAAGTGATGGAAGACCTTCACTATATCCCGAACTCTATGGCGCGCAGTCTAGTCCTGCAGAAGACGAATATTCTCTCCCTGCTGATTACGGATATTACGAATCCTTTCTATACCACGCTTGCCCGCGGTGCCGAGGATGCAGCGCTACGTGCCGGCTACCGCCTGCTTTTTGCCAATAGTGACGAGGATTACACGAAAGAAAAAGATTATGTGGATATGATTCTGTCCACGCGTGTCGACGGAGTCCTCTTCGCTCCGACCGGAGATCAGTCGCTAGAGAATCTGCAGCAGTTGCAGAAGCATCAGATTCCTTTCGTCGTGCTGGATCGGGAAATTCCCGGTATCGAAGCTGATCTCGTTCTCGGAGACAGCAAAGAAGGCGCCAGAAAGCTCGTTGACCATTTGATCGCCCTAGGTCACCGCCGGATCGCTCTAATCAATGGTTCACCTGATGTATCCACAGCAAGGCTGCGTTACACTGGCTATCGCGAAGCTCATTTGCTGAGCGGCATCCCTATCGAGGATTCCTTAGTCGTGCATCTGAATTATCGCGATTTCCACGATGAATCGGCCTTGGATGCGCTGCTGTCTCACGAAAATCCGCCAACAGCTATCTTCGCGGCCAATAATATGCTCGCAGTTGGCATTATTCAATCGCTGCGCCAGCGCGGGCTTCAAGTGCCAGGCGATTTATCAGTCGTCTGCTTTGACGATTTTGGCCCCGCCGGCGCCATTAATCCGTTCTTAACCGTGGCGTCGCAGCCGGCTTACCAATTCGGTTTGCTTGGCATGCAGCTGCTGATCGATCGGATTGAAGGGGACCCGGCACAAGAGATTCGCAAAATAATCTTCCCCTCCGAATTGCTAATTCGGACATCGACACAACCCCTGAAGGAGGAGCCATGGATCCAAACGTAG
- a CDS encoding MIP/aquaporin family protein, translated as MNSSLKKYTAELLGTFILVLFGCGSAATAGGNLGYLGIAFAFGLSIVALAYVIGPISGCHINPAVSFAMLLTRKLSGKDFIGYVISQLVGGFAGAGLLYGIIHSTGKSVTNLGQNGFGAGYGIGITDLMAIVVEIVLTFVFIYTILGVTSSASTSAIAGLVIGLTLTFVHILGIGLTGTSVNPARSLGPAIILGGTAFSQVWVFILAPLIGAALAAGAYKWLNSGVKNS; from the coding sequence TTGAATTCATCATTAAAGAAGTACACAGCAGAATTGTTGGGAACGTTTATTCTCGTGCTATTCGGGTGCGGCTCAGCTGCTACAGCTGGAGGGAATCTTGGTTACTTGGGGATTGCGTTTGCCTTCGGGTTATCGATTGTGGCTTTAGCTTATGTGATTGGCCCGATTTCGGGGTGTCACATTAATCCAGCCGTCTCCTTCGCTATGCTGCTTACCCGGAAGCTGTCTGGTAAGGATTTTATTGGTTATGTCATCTCGCAGCTTGTTGGTGGTTTTGCAGGGGCCGGGCTTCTGTACGGGATTATTCATTCAACAGGCAAATCTGTGACTAATCTGGGGCAAAATGGTTTTGGCGCGGGATACGGAATCGGAATTACCGATTTGATGGCCATCGTGGTGGAAATTGTGTTAACGTTTGTATTTATTTATACGATTCTGGGCGTTACTTCTTCCGCTAGCACTAGTGCGATTGCAGGACTTGTGATTGGTTTGACGCTTACTTTTGTACATATTCTCGGCATTGGCTTAACAGGAACATCGGTTAATCCAGCGAGAAGTCTTGGACCTGCGATAATCTTGGGCGGCACGGCTTTTAGTCAGGTGTGGGTATTCATTCTTGCGCCATTGATCGGTGCGGCACTTGCTGCCGGAGCCTATAAATGGTTAAACAGTGGTGTGAAAAACAGTTGA
- a CDS encoding IS1182 family transposase: MAKFKAYTTEQGELLPIYLSEWVTDDHEVRLVSDIVEQLDLSAITNKYSKRGEEAYHPAMLLKLWFYGYATGVFTSRKLQIATKESIPFRWLCGGYLPDFRTLSDFRKNHLDTLPGLFKQVIQIAMELGYISLGHVSIDGSKIKASASKHKSMSRERMQKRLVQLEDEVRQALEYSATEEMLEEPHPTSPSLSLEERYARIAQIKSALENLEEQRPAEQAESPQSDQFNFTDADSRIMSTRNQGVIQGYNPQIAVDSDHGFIVGLQMSNQTTDQQQFENVLHSMKTMTGDRPQKLSADAGYFSASNIAAALEAEVDAYIAADRENKKKNNAYDKTNFTYVPELDYYLCPAGKELTRKRTVHANDADKPTTWVYECSVCSECPFRDECVKSKTGKRSITRSEHDPLREEMRTKVQSDEGTAVYRMRKAIVEPIWGQLKEVQGFRQFHLRGEDKVSGEFILLSLSHNIRKLHAAKYPKPATLYKRERSARKQRVAG; encoded by the coding sequence ATGGCTAAATTCAAAGCATATACCACAGAGCAAGGTGAACTTCTACCTATCTATTTAAGCGAGTGGGTAACAGATGATCATGAAGTTAGACTTGTCAGCGACATCGTCGAGCAGTTAGACCTATCTGCCATTACTAACAAATACTCCAAGCGTGGAGAAGAAGCCTATCATCCTGCCATGCTGCTCAAACTGTGGTTCTATGGGTATGCGACAGGCGTCTTCACGTCTAGGAAACTTCAAATAGCTACGAAAGAAAGCATTCCTTTTCGCTGGTTATGTGGCGGATACCTGCCAGATTTTCGTACGCTGAGTGACTTTCGGAAGAACCACCTGGATACCCTTCCAGGTTTATTCAAACAAGTCATACAAATCGCTATGGAACTGGGCTATATCTCGCTCGGGCATGTGAGCATTGACGGTTCTAAAATAAAGGCAAGCGCCTCTAAACATAAATCGATGTCACGTGAGCGTATGCAAAAACGCCTCGTTCAATTGGAAGACGAAGTCCGGCAAGCATTGGAGTATTCTGCTACCGAGGAAATGTTGGAGGAACCCCATCCGACGAGTCCTTCCCTATCGTTGGAGGAACGCTATGCCCGCATCGCGCAAATAAAATCTGCGCTGGAGAATTTGGAAGAACAGCGGCCAGCGGAACAGGCCGAATCTCCTCAGAGCGATCAATTTAATTTTACCGATGCCGACTCTCGCATCATGAGCACGCGGAACCAAGGTGTCATTCAAGGCTACAATCCACAAATTGCCGTAGACAGCGATCATGGCTTCATCGTTGGACTTCAAATGAGTAACCAAACAACCGATCAACAGCAGTTTGAAAACGTGCTTCATTCCATGAAAACAATGACAGGAGATAGGCCTCAGAAGCTGAGTGCTGATGCAGGGTATTTTAGTGCGTCCAACATTGCAGCGGCGCTGGAGGCTGAAGTGGATGCCTACATTGCTGCCGATCGCGAAAACAAAAAAAAGAATAATGCCTACGACAAGACCAACTTCACTTATGTACCTGAGCTAGATTATTATCTCTGCCCTGCTGGCAAAGAGCTTACACGGAAACGAACCGTGCATGCGAATGATGCAGATAAGCCAACGACTTGGGTTTATGAATGCAGCGTCTGTAGCGAATGTCCTTTTCGAGACGAGTGTGTAAAAAGTAAAACAGGGAAGCGTTCCATCACACGTAGCGAGCATGATCCCCTGCGAGAGGAAATGCGAACGAAAGTGCAAAGTGATGAGGGAACAGCCGTTTACCGAATGCGTAAGGCGATCGTTGAACCGATATGGGGGCAGTTGAAGGAGGTTCAAGGATTTCGTCAATTCCATTTGCGGGGCGAGGATAAAGTATCTGGGGAGTTCATACTGCTCTCTCTAAGCCACAACATCCGCAAATTGCATGCGGCGAAGTATCCCAAACCAGCCACTTTGTACAAACGGGAGAGGTCTGCCCGTAAACAAAGAGTGGCTGGATGA